The following proteins are encoded in a genomic region of Nicotiana sylvestris chromosome 4, ASM39365v2, whole genome shotgun sequence:
- the LOC104225015 gene encoding F-box/FBD/LRR-repeat protein At1g13570-like: MTQDSKRVAVAWDIEDRISYLPRNVVDHILESLPIQDAARTSILSKNWRYIWAMLPNLVLNKLFCNKLAARSQYVFKETIDKILLQHLGDVVTFDLDVSGVQLSLCPDIGRWILYATRNGVKKLTLNMSNNSTYKLPSYIFNCPTLTRLQLFNCVFKPPTTFLGFSNLVTLCLEEITFVPTTEFCVINAPLLVRLTLMYCNGTKYLNIGSSRLNTLVVIENHYNVELSFFMKCKNLTALYLLSNNPISVERSKLEKLLLSLPILKVLGAVPQGLPFTLNCLWHIKLGVNFGQMGQISYTLELIKSSPNLSKLEIWVDTTSDTIEAVSETQQTA; encoded by the exons ATGACTCAAG ATAGTAAAAGAGTTGCGGTTGCATGGGACATAGAAGACCGAATCAGTTATCTGCCAAGAAATGTTGTAGATCATATTCTTGAATCCCTGCCTATTCAAGATGCAGCAAGAACTAGCATTCTATCAAAAAACTGGAGATATATTTGGGCCATGCTTCCAAATTTGGTGCTGAATAAGCTCTTCTGCAACAAATTAGCAGCAAGATCTCAATATGTCTTCAAAGAAACTATAGATAAGATTCTCTTACAGCATCTTGGAGATGTTGTGACCTTTGATCTCGATGTCTCAGGAGTACAGTTGTCTCTGTGTCCTGATATTGGTAGATGGATACTTTATGCCACCAGAAATGGTGTCAAAAAGCTAACCCTTAACATGTCAAATAACAGTACTTATAAACTACCTTCATATATATTTAATTGTCCAACACTGACACGTTTGCAACTCTTCAACTGTGTCTTCAAACCACCAACTACTTTTCTTGGCTTTTCGAATCTTGTGACACTTTGTCTTGAAGAAATAACCTTTGTGCCGACTACAGAGTTTTGTGTTATCAACGCACCACTTCTTGTCCGTCTGACCTTGATGTACTGTAACGGTACTAAATACTTGAACATTGGTTCATCACGGTTGAATACCTTGGTTGTTATTGAGAATCACTATAATGTTGAGCTAAGTTTTTTTATGAAGTGCAAAAACTTGACAGCTTTATACCTTCTGTCTAATAATCCAATATCTGTTGAAAGATCAAAATTGGAAAAGCTTCTTCTTAGCTTGCCTATACTTAAGGTGCTTG GTGCAGTTCCACAAGGGCTTCCTTTCACACTCAACTGCTTGTGGCATATAAAGTTAGGTGTAAACTTCGGCCAAATGGGTCAGATTTCTTACACTCTCGAGTTGATTAAGAGCTCCCCCAATTTGAGTAAACTTGAGATTTGG GTCGATACTACCAGTGACACTATTGAAGCAGTTTCGGAGACACAGCAAACTGCTTGA